One segment of Candidatus Melainabacteria bacterium DNA contains the following:
- a CDS encoding response regulator transcription factor, producing MPKVLLVEDDLDMADNIAIWFKRQNYLIEHVADGGSAIERLLQDSYDLVILDLDLPVKDGLTVCKEYRDSGGSTPILMLTGRAASAQKVAGLDTGADDYLAKPFSLNELLARARALIRRASGIVSNQIALGNLKIDAQTRQVFLSGKEVKLRPREYALLEFFARHPGEVFSNDTLLQRVWSIDSDSSNEAVRSCLRTVRQHLESEPSVVIETVHGVGYRLRVIQQET from the coding sequence TTGCCAAAAGTATTGCTGGTCGAAGACGATCTAGACATGGCGGACAATATTGCCATCTGGTTTAAACGTCAAAATTATTTGATCGAACACGTAGCCGACGGTGGCTCCGCCATTGAAAGGTTGTTGCAGGACTCTTACGACCTTGTGATTCTTGATTTGGACTTACCTGTCAAAGACGGACTAACTGTATGCAAAGAATATCGCGACAGCGGAGGATCGACACCGATTTTGATGCTGACAGGACGCGCTGCTTCCGCACAAAAGGTCGCCGGGTTAGACACTGGAGCCGATGATTATCTGGCGAAACCATTTAGTCTTAACGAACTGCTTGCCAGAGCCAGAGCCCTAATTAGAAGAGCTAGCGGTATAGTTTCCAATCAAATTGCTCTTGGTAATTTAAAGATCGATGCACAAACCAGACAAGTATTTTTATCTGGAAAAGAAGTCAAACTTCGTCCTCGCGAATATGCTCTGCTCGAATTTTTTGCCAGACATCCCGGGGAGGTTTTTTCCAACGACACGTTACTGCAACGAGTATGGAGTATAGACTCAGACAGTTCTAACGAAGCCGTAAGGAGCTGTCTTCGCACTGTCAGACAGCATCTCGAATCAGAACCGTCGGTGGTGATTGAAACGGTGCACGGGGTTGGTTACAGACTCCGAGTTATACAACAGGAAACTTAA
- a CDS encoding ABC transporter ATP-binding protein has translation MFKRNPIIYLTMTGWHYARTLRPLMLFYTILFALSQAVSLSEPYIIGQLLNSVQTNIAAGTAAREKLVHDIYLYLSLFFAIQFFAWVFHGPGRLIERFVAFHIKVNYKSTLFKMLTDLPLQWHREHHSGDSIDKINRATNSLATYFDMTFEVLYMLFRLVGTQVILFAFMPVAGWVATLTSIVAFTMIYLFDKVLSKQYMELNTMENRVASAVHDYVTNIISVITLRLETPVIQEVSKRMTRPLALFRTNSNIIELKWFLTSMLIATMVVSVMVWYTHTALSAGKMIMAGTFFTLFEYLRRIGDSFYNFAYIYGSVMKQAADVQSADSLIEAHDKINLDTEKYNMPPNWKQLSINNLHFTYEDEKHRTHHLENVSVELTRGEKVAFVGQSGSGKSTFLSLLRGVQTANDVEVICDGAVLPGKLAHLSHSTTLMPQDPEIFADTIKFNITFGFEAAEDDIMNAVRIARFEDVLSRLPNGLETSIAEKGVNLSGGEKQRLALARGVYFARSSDIVLLDEPTSSVDTYNERQIYGAVMETFADKCIVSSIHKLHLLEMFDMIYVFDNGQIVESGTFAELAASGGRLAEMWKNYQVADTIVVSGDFEILEA, from the coding sequence ATGTTCAAACGCAATCCAATTATCTATCTCACCATGACGGGCTGGCATTATGCACGCACGCTGCGGCCGCTGATGCTGTTCTACACGATCCTGTTCGCGCTCTCGCAGGCAGTTTCGCTCTCTGAACCGTACATAATCGGTCAACTTCTTAATTCAGTTCAGACCAACATTGCTGCCGGCACAGCCGCCAGAGAAAAACTTGTTCACGACATTTACCTGTACCTGTCGCTTTTTTTCGCCATACAGTTTTTCGCTTGGGTCTTCCATGGGCCAGGCAGATTGATCGAGCGGTTTGTCGCATTCCATATCAAAGTCAATTACAAATCGACTCTGTTCAAAATGCTCACAGACCTGCCGCTGCAATGGCACCGGGAGCATCACTCAGGCGATAGCATCGACAAGATAAATCGAGCAACAAACTCTCTGGCGACATATTTCGACATGACGTTCGAAGTTCTGTACATGCTTTTCAGGCTGGTTGGAACGCAGGTAATCCTGTTTGCGTTCATGCCTGTGGCCGGCTGGGTGGCGACTCTAACAAGCATTGTCGCGTTCACGATGATCTACTTATTCGATAAAGTTTTATCGAAGCAATATATGGAATTGAACACGATGGAAAATCGTGTCGCCTCCGCGGTTCACGACTACGTAACCAACATCATCAGCGTCATCACGCTGAGGCTGGAGACACCTGTCATTCAGGAAGTATCTAAGCGAATGACACGCCCGCTGGCGCTATTCAGAACCAATTCCAACATCATCGAACTGAAGTGGTTTTTGACGTCAATGCTGATTGCCACCATGGTGGTATCGGTCATGGTCTGGTACACCCACACCGCTCTTAGTGCGGGAAAAATGATCATGGCTGGAACCTTCTTCACTTTATTCGAATACCTGAGACGAATTGGTGATTCGTTCTACAACTTTGCCTACATCTATGGCTCAGTTATGAAACAGGCGGCGGATGTGCAAAGCGCTGATTCGTTGATAGAAGCGCACGACAAAATCAATCTGGACACTGAGAAGTACAACATGCCGCCCAACTGGAAACAGTTGTCTATCAACAATTTGCACTTCACTTATGAAGATGAAAAACACAGAACGCATCACCTTGAGAATGTATCTGTCGAACTAACTCGCGGTGAAAAAGTGGCATTCGTCGGTCAGAGTGGAAGTGGCAAAAGCACGTTTCTTAGCTTACTGAGAGGAGTGCAAACGGCCAATGACGTGGAAGTCATTTGCGATGGAGCGGTGTTGCCTGGCAAGCTAGCACATCTCAGCCACAGTACGACACTGATGCCGCAGGATCCCGAAATTTTTGCCGATACAATCAAATTCAATATAACTTTCGGCTTTGAAGCCGCCGAGGATGACATCATGAATGCGGTTCGGATTGCCAGATTCGAAGATGTATTGTCGCGGCTTCCGAACGGACTCGAGACAAGCATTGCTGAAAAAGGTGTCAACCTCAGCGGTGGAGAAAAGCAAAGGTTGGCCCTTGCTCGTGGCGTGTACTTTGCAAGATCGAGCGACATAGTCTTACTTGACGAGCCCACAAGCAGCGTCGATACATATAATGAACGCCAGATCTACGGGGCTGTAATGGAAACGTTCGCAGACAAGTGCATCGTGTCATCGATTCACAAGTTGCACTTGTTGGAAATGTTCGACATGATCTATGTCTTCGATAATGGACAAATCGTCGAAAGCGGTACATTTGCCGAGCTAGCAGCAAGCGGCGGCCGCCTGGCAGAGATGTGGAAGAATTATCAGGTGGCAGATACGATCGTCGTATCTGGTGACTTTGAGATCCTGGAAGCATAA
- a CDS encoding DUF4256 domain-containing protein, which produces MNKTSQRELAASERDSLLKTIKSRFEKHLKRHKDIEWSRVQERLEANSEKLRALNEMEKTGGEPDVVGHDKSSDEFIFVDCSIESPKGRRSLCYDREGLDSRKEFKPADTAMDMAAAMGCDLLTEEQYRSLQELGEFDTKTSSWLLTPPAIRKKGGAIFGDRRYNHVFVYHNGASSYYAVRGFRCCLKV; this is translated from the coding sequence ATGAACAAAACCAGTCAAAGAGAGCTCGCCGCGTCCGAGCGTGATTCGCTGCTTAAGACTATAAAATCACGGTTTGAAAAGCACCTGAAACGTCATAAGGACATTGAGTGGTCGAGAGTACAAGAACGACTCGAAGCCAACTCAGAAAAACTCCGAGCTCTAAATGAAATGGAAAAGACAGGTGGTGAACCTGATGTCGTAGGTCATGACAAAAGTTCGGATGAGTTCATATTCGTAGATTGCTCAATCGAAAGCCCCAAAGGACGCAGAAGTCTATGCTACGACCGTGAGGGATTGGATTCACGGAAAGAATTCAAACCCGCTGACACAGCTATGGATATGGCAGCAGCAATGGGCTGCGACCTGTTGACTGAGGAACAATACCGAAGCTTGCAAGAACTAGGCGAGTTTGACACCAAAACATCAAGCTGGCTTTTGACGCCTCCTGCAATCCGTAAGAAGGGCGGTGCTATTTTTGGCGATCGGCGCTACAACCACGTTTTTGTTTATCACAACGGCGCATCCTCTTATTATGCCGTCAGAGGTTTTCGCTGCTGCTTGAAAGTTTAA
- a CDS encoding HAMP domain-containing histidine kinase codes for MWRRPVISIKTEDRKKRSSFFVKWMNSSLRNRLIVYSIIPAGLQLLLSVYLFFEFNRFEKLAEHETLTKELIGRTNWVQTLLLSTSLSWVEYLVSNDTKYAESMQNLRKSASEQLVALQEVVELYSRHNIGDVTNLTQSIRNYTAVILPPTKVENDEAANLSDEEKIALMKERLLSPSLQTAARQFHIARQKLLSSQRNSFKLNHIDATPENRTVLKYIVIALMATGIGTSGIFILAYSLYVQRRLNILKENTIRIAQGEELPECTSGSDELAAVDRAMHRMDSELKEAAKREQEIMQLKQHLMDMVAHDLRTPLTNLSAVLEILLDDDENPASEFQTQMYRRGQNSIKRMMTLTNDLLLLDKADAGMLQIQPEQTNLMEIIQSCIGLVEQIAGARKVKIERQGTCGQLVADENRLEQVLVNLLTNAIKFSPSDSTVSIATDDLGDRYEIKVSDEGRGIPPEQVPYVFDRFRQVTAADSAEGRGAGLGLAICKAIVELHNGQISCHSEVGKGTVFNIILPKEPANIVS; via the coding sequence ATGTGGAGAAGACCGGTGATCTCGATTAAAACTGAGGACCGAAAAAAGAGATCCTCCTTTTTCGTGAAATGGATGAACAGCAGTCTGCGTAATCGTTTAATCGTCTACTCGATCATTCCGGCGGGATTGCAGCTGCTTTTATCAGTCTATCTGTTCTTCGAGTTCAACAGATTCGAAAAGCTGGCCGAACACGAGACACTTACAAAAGAACTAATAGGAAGGACCAACTGGGTGCAAACCCTTCTTTTATCAACATCTTTGTCCTGGGTCGAATATTTGGTTTCAAATGACACAAAGTATGCCGAGTCGATGCAGAACCTTCGAAAATCCGCATCCGAACAGCTCGTCGCCCTGCAAGAGGTTGTTGAACTATACAGCCGACACAATATTGGCGACGTTACTAATTTGACACAGTCTATTCGCAACTACACCGCCGTCATACTCCCCCCAACCAAAGTTGAAAACGACGAGGCTGCAAATCTATCAGACGAAGAAAAAATAGCGCTCATGAAAGAACGCTTGCTCAGTCCGTCCTTACAAACTGCAGCCCGTCAATTTCATATTGCTCGACAAAAACTTCTATCGAGTCAACGCAACTCGTTCAAACTGAACCACATCGATGCAACTCCAGAAAATCGCACGGTTCTCAAGTATATTGTAATCGCCCTTATGGCCACGGGCATCGGCACCTCAGGAATCTTTATACTGGCATACAGTCTCTATGTGCAAAGACGTCTGAATATCCTGAAAGAAAATACGATCCGCATAGCCCAAGGTGAGGAACTACCTGAATGCACATCAGGTAGCGATGAATTGGCAGCAGTTGACCGTGCTATGCACCGAATGGATTCTGAACTCAAAGAGGCGGCGAAAAGAGAGCAAGAGATAATGCAGTTGAAGCAGCATCTCATGGATATGGTAGCTCATGACCTCAGGACCCCTCTGACTAACCTGTCGGCGGTCCTTGAAATTTTGCTGGATGATGATGAAAATCCTGCATCAGAATTTCAGACTCAGATGTACCGCCGCGGGCAAAACTCCATCAAGAGAATGATGACACTTACTAATGACCTGCTTTTGCTCGACAAGGCGGATGCTGGAATGCTCCAAATTCAGCCAGAACAAACCAATCTTATGGAGATCATTCAATCTTGCATTGGTCTAGTTGAACAAATTGCGGGAGCAAGAAAGGTGAAAATCGAGAGACAAGGCACGTGCGGACAATTAGTTGCCGACGAGAACAGACTGGAACAAGTGCTGGTAAATCTGCTCACAAACGCGATCAAGTTTTCACCATCAGATTCCACAGTGAGCATTGCTACCGACGATCTAGGAGATCGTTACGAAATCAAAGTTTCTGACGAAGGGCGAGGCATTCCGCCTGAACAAGTTCCGTACGTATTTGACAGGTTTCGCCAGGTGACGGCGGCAGACTCCGCCGAGGGGCGCGGAGCGGGACTGGGACTGGCAATCTGCAAGGCAATCGTCGAACTTCATAATGGTCAGATTTCTTGTCACAGCGAAGTCGGCAAAGGCACCGTATTTAATATCATACTACCAAAGGAACCAGCTAACATTGTGTCCTGA
- a CDS encoding TetR family transcriptional regulator → MPRPSNTKERKIQIVEALMKVMSSEGYAGATIPLIAKQAALTTGLVHYHFDSKQAILLELVHHLLDRANIEPPENLDAESKLSHYIDAHLALGPKANREAVSCWINIGAEATHQKEVQLAYQQATEYQLSVLEGIVDEALRAKGCSTKNKRKIALGILAAIEGCYRLLISAPDMIPPGFAAPTVQTMAKGLLSAEEAEPDS, encoded by the coding sequence ATGCCACGACCATCCAACACAAAAGAGCGCAAGATTCAAATCGTAGAGGCGTTGATGAAAGTAATGTCCAGCGAGGGCTACGCTGGAGCGACGATTCCACTCATAGCCAAACAAGCCGCCCTAACAACCGGACTGGTGCATTACCACTTCGACAGCAAACAAGCGATCTTACTCGAACTCGTTCACCATTTGCTCGACCGGGCTAATATTGAACCGCCTGAGAATCTCGACGCCGAGTCAAAACTCTCGCATTATATCGATGCCCATCTCGCTCTTGGTCCTAAAGCGAACAGAGAGGCAGTTTCATGTTGGATCAACATTGGCGCTGAAGCCACACATCAAAAGGAAGTGCAACTGGCTTATCAGCAGGCAACCGAATATCAGCTTTCCGTGCTCGAAGGCATCGTTGACGAGGCGCTGCGTGCCAAAGGGTGCAGTACCAAAAACAAAAGAAAAATCGCGCTGGGAATTTTAGCAGCCATCGAAGGATGCTACAGGCTTTTAATTTCAGCACCAGATATGATACCGCCAGGTTTCGCCGCTCCGACCGTGCAAACGATGGCAAAGGGTCTGCTGTCAGCCGAAGAAGCCGAACCAGATTCATAA